A window of the Cannabis sativa cultivar Pink pepper isolate KNU-18-1 chromosome X, ASM2916894v1, whole genome shotgun sequence genome harbors these coding sequences:
- the LOC115698246 gene encoding uncharacterized protein LOC115698246 isoform X1 yields the protein MGSRGKLLFDLNELPSEDNNEDSDGVVRFQPQKALPSANPETMERLAVSATAKGNANKNSFSHASSVSGFQPFVRPRSAHGPEGGIEQKMRHQISNNPSTSKSNKEDMKAVPVSGSSDAPPTEREEGEWSDAEGEGSAVVYRSRRMDKQVKVSQEQVMSGAMDHVASGATADGSSSCVKNSEIAKDESIKNLSLEVDPIANDESGKVSRNIEGSLKTDDVSVDCQEEPGCIPKQREVKGIEAIHAIKCANNPVKRKIDQQHEAKLGKKRSRQTMFLNLEDVKQAGSIKSSTPRRQAFSSAIGTRTVKETRTAPPPVERFVEKQNQSILKEHRQVDASCGEEGNPLESSESKYETNGDVNSGIVKSRKQIAGDSDAAMEALPPVPRQSSWKQPTDTRQPKNLQGSNRKPLLSGYNSMDSKVGNKKPQPAKKQTTLSNAYQDTSVERLIREVTNEKFWHHPGETDLQCVPGRFESVEEYVRVFEPLLFEECRAQLYSTWEELSETISRDTHVMVRVKSIERRERGWYDVVVLPSNECKWTFKEGDVAILSSPRPGSARSKRSNTSVADDDEDLEISGRVAGTVRRHIPLDTRDPLGAILHFYIGDSHDFNGSNDDDHIVRKLLPKSTWYLTVLGSLATTQREYVALHAFRRLNSQMQAAILQPSPEHFPKYEQQTPAMPDCFTQNFVDHLHRTFNGPQLAAIQWAATHTAAGTTGGITKKQDPWPFTLVQGPPGTGKTHTVWGMLNVIHLVQYQHYYTSLLKKLAPESYKQGNESSSDHVTVGSIDEVLLNMDQNLFRTLPKLCPKPRMLVCAPSNAATDELLARVLDRGFIDGEMKVYRPDVARVGVDSQTRAAQAVSVERRTEQLLVKSREEVYGWMHQLRSREAQFAAQITNLQRELTVAAAAVRSQGSVGVDPDVLVARDQNRDALLQSLAAAVEGRDKILVELSRLVILEGKFRPGSNFNLEEARANLEASFANEAEVVFTTVSSSGRKLFSRLTHGFDMVVIDEAAQASEVAILPPLSLGAARCVLVGDPQQLPATVISKAAGTLLYSRSLFERFQLAGCPTMLLSVQYRMHPQIRDFPSRYFYQGRLTDSESVANLPDEVYYKDRLLQPYIFFDITHGRESHRGGSASYENTHEAQICLRMYEHLQKTVKSFGVGKVTVGIITPYKLQLKCLQRVFGEVLNSEEGKDIYINTVDAFQGQERDVIIMSCVRASSHGVGFVADIRRMNVALTRARRALWVMGNANALTHSDDWGALIADAKARNCYMDMDSIPKDILALKGPSYNPMPGKMLPNMRGLRSSGPRHKSFDMHMESRSGTPSEDEEKSSASVISRNGSYRHFKPQFDNSLDDFDQSAGDKSRDAWQYGIQKKQSSSGAVAKREM from the exons ATGGGTTCTCGAGGAAAGCTTTTATTTGATCTCAACGAACTCCCTTCCGAGGATAACAATGAGGACAGCGATGGGGTCGTACGTTTCCAGCCACAGAAGGCCCTTCCATCTGCAAATCCCGAGACTATGGAAAGGTTAGCAGTGTCAGCTACTGCCAAAGGAAATGCAAACAAGAATTCTTTTTCTCACGCATCATCTGTATCTGGTTTTCAACCCTTTGTTCGACCCAGGTCTGCCCATGGCCCTGAAGGGGGTATTGAACAGAAGATGAGACATCAGATTTCCAACAATCCCTCTACTTCTAAGTCAAATAAAGAGGATATGAAAGCAGTACCTGTTTCTGGTAGTTCAGATGCTCCACCAacagaaagagaagaaggagaaTGGTCTGATGCTGAGGGTGAGGGTTCTGCCGTAGTATATAGAAGTAGACGTATGGATAAACAGGTTAAAGTTTCACAAGAGCAGGTAATGTCTGGAGCAATGGACCATGTTGCTTCTGGTGCTACTGCTGATGGTAGTTCGTCCTGTGTAAAAAATTCTGAAATTGCCAAGGATGAAAGTATCAAAAATTTGTCTTTAGAAGTAGATCCAATTGCTAATGATGAAAGTGGGAAAGTCAGCCGTAACATAGAAGGGAGTCTAAAAACTGATGATGTATCTGTGGATTGTCAAGAGGAGCCTGGTTGTATTCCAAAGCAACGGGAAGTTAAGGGTATTGAAGCAATTCATGCAATTAAGTGTGCAAATAATCCGGTGAAGAGGAAGATAGATCAGCAGCATGAAGCAAAGTTGGGAAAGAAACGTAGTAGGCAGACCATGTTTCTTAATTTGGAAGATGTTAAGCAGGCTGGTTCTATTAAATCTTCAACGCCTCGAAGGCAAGCTTTCTCTTCAGCTATTGGAACTAGAACAGTGAAGGAAACCCGTACAGCTCCTCCACCTGTGGAGCGCTTTGTAGAAAAGCAAAATCAATCAATACTGAAAGAACATAGACAAGTTGACGCCTCTTGTGGCGAAGAAGGAAATCCTTTGGAATCGAGTGAATCAAAATACGAAACCAACGGTGATGTCAATTCTGGGATTGTTAAGTCTAGGAAGCAAATTGCTGGTGACAGTGATGCAGCTATGGAGGCCTTGCCACCTGTTCCTAGACAGAGTTCATGGAAGCAGCCTACAGATACAAGGCAACCGAAGAATTTGCAGGGTTCAAATAGGAAGCCATTGCTTTCAGGTTATAATTCCATGGACTCAAAAGTTGGAAACAAAAAGCCGCAGCCAGCCAAGAAGCAAACAACTTTGAGTAATGCATACCAAGACACATCAGTAGAGCGTCTTATACGGGAGGTCACCAATGAAAAGTTTTGGCATCACCCAG GGGAGACTGACCTCCAATGTGTTCCTGGTCGGTTTGAATCTGTGGAGGAGTATGTCAGAGTATTTGAGCCTTTGCTGTTTGAGGAATGCAGAGCACAGCTTTACAGCACGTGGGAGGAATTAAGTGAAACAATATCAAGAGATACACATGTAATGGTCCGTGTAAAGAGCAttgaaaggagagaaagag GATGGTATGATGTAGTTGTCCTTCCATCAAATGAGTGCAAATGGACATTTAAGGAAGGAGATGTAGCTATTCTTTCATCTCCCAGGCCTGGATCTG CTCGATCCAAGCGTAGCAACACTTCTGTtgctgatgatgatgaagatctAGAAATCAGCGGACGTGTGGCGGGTACTGTTAGGCGACACATTCCTCTTGATACTCGTGATCCTCTAGGGGCTATCCTTCACTTTTACATCGGCGACTCGCATGATTTTAATGG CTCAAATGATGATGACCATATTGTGAGAAAACTGCTGCCTAAAAGTACTTGGTACTTAACTGTGCTTGGTTCTCTTGCAACTACTCAGCGGGAGTACGTTGCACTTCATGCATTTCGTCGTCTGAATTCACAG ATGCAAGCTGCAATTCTTCAGCCTAGTCCGGAACATTTCCCAAAATATGAGCAGCAAACCCCTGCCATGCCAGACTGTTTCACGCAGAACTTTGTTGATCATTTGCACAGGACCTTCAATGGACCCCAGTTAGCAGCAATCCAGTGGGCAGCAACGCATACAGCTGCTGGTACTACTGGTGGGATTACAAAAAAGCAAGATCCGTGGCCCTTTACTCTTGTCCAAGGACCTCCTGGAACAGGTAAGACACACACTGTCTGGGGAATGCTAAATGTCATCCATCTTGTCCAGTATCAACATTATTACACTTCTTTGCTCAAGAAACTTGCACCAGAGAGCTATAAGCAGGGGAACGAAAGCAGCTCTGACCATGTGACTGTGGGATCGATTGATGAGGTTCTTCTAAATATGGATCAGAATCTCTTTCGTACCCTTCCAAAGCTCTGCCCCAAGCCTAGGATGTTAGTTTGTGCCCCATCTAATGCTGCAACTGATGAGCTTCTTGCTCGTGTCCTTGACCGTGGATTCATCGATGGTGAGATGAAGGTTTATCGGCCTGATGTGGCGCGGGTTGGGGTTGATTCACAGACACGAGCTGCTCAGGCTGTCTCTGTTGAGCGGAGAACTGAACAACTTTTGGTCAAGAGTCGAGAGGAAGTCTATGGATGGATGCACCAATTAAGAAGCCGTGAAGCTCAGTTTGCTGCACAGATAACTAATCTACAAAGAGAACTTACTGTTGCAGCTGCTGCTGTTCGTTCCCAAGGGTCAGTTGGTGTTGATCCTGATGTTCTCGTAGCCAGGGATCAGAATCGTGATGCATTGCTCCAGAGCCTTGCAGCAGCAGTTGAAGGCAGAGATAAAATTTTAGTTGAATTGTCTCGCCTTGTCATATTAGAAGGGAAGTTCCGTCCTGGCAGCAACTTCAATTTGGAAGAAGCACGTGCTAATCTAGAGGCAAGTTTTGCAAATGAGGCTGAGGTTGTTTTTACTACTGTCTCGAGCAGTGGTCGAAAATTGTTTTCTCGTCTTACTCATGGGTTTGATATGGTGGTGATAGATGAGGCAGCTCAAGCAAGTGAAGTGGCAATTCTTCCTCCTCTTTCTCTTGGTGCTGCAAGATGTGTACTTGTTGGGGATCCTCAACAGCTCCCTGCAACCGTTATTAGCAAGGCAGCTGGAACTTTGCTATACAGTAGAAGTCTTTTCGAAAGATTCCAGCTAGCAGGATGTCCCACAATGTTGTTATCTGTTCAGTACAGGATGCATCCTCAAATCCGTGATTTCCCTTCAAGGTACTTCTACCAAGGACGCCTTACAGACAGTGAGAGTGTGGCTAATTTACCTGATGAGGTTTACTATAAGGACCGTTTACTTCAGCCTTACATCTTTTTTGACATTACTCATGGGCGGGAATCACACAGAGGTGGATCTGCTTCTTATGAAAACACACATGAAGCACAAATTTGCCTTCGGATGTATGAGCATCTTCAGAAAACTGTGAAATCTTTTGGAGTTGGTAAAGTCACAGTTGGCATAATCACGCCATACAAGCTGCAGTTAAAATGTCTTCAACGTGTGTTTGGGGAAGTTCTGAATTCAGAAGAAGGAAaggacatatatataaatactgtAGATGCTTTCCAGGGCCAAGAACGTGATGTGATTATAATGTCATGTGTGCGTGCTTCAAGCCACGGGGTTGGCTTTGTTGCAGACATCCGTCGAATGAATGTCGCTCTCACTCGTGCAAGAAGAGCTCTTTGG GTCATGGGAAATGCAAATGCTTTAACACATTCTGATGACTGGGGTGCATTGATTGCTGATGCCAAAGCCCGGAACTGTTACATGGACATGGACTCTATCCCCAAAGATATTTTGGCACTGAAGGGACCTTCTTACAATCCCATGCCAGGAAAGATGCTACCAAATATGAGGGGTTTAAGGTCTTCTGGACCAAGACATAAATCATTTGATATGCATATGGAGTCTAGGTCAGGCACACCATCTGAAGATGAAGAGAAGTCAAGTGCCTCAGTAATATCTAGGAATGGAAGTTACAGGCACTTTAAACCACAGTTTGATAATTCCTTGGACGACTTTGATCAGTCAGCAGGTGATAAATCTAGGGATGCCTGGCAATATGGTATTCAAAAGAAGCAAAGTTCTTCTGGGGCTGTGGCAAAGAGAGAGATGTAG
- the LOC115698246 gene encoding uncharacterized ATP-dependent helicase C29A10.10c isoform X2: MGSRGKLLFDLNELPSEDNNEDSDGVVRFQPQKALPSANPETMERSAHGPEGGIEQKMRHQISNNPSTSKSNKEDMKAVPVSGSSDAPPTEREEGEWSDAEGEGSAVVYRSRRMDKQVKVSQEQVMSGAMDHVASGATADGSSSCVKNSEIAKDESIKNLSLEVDPIANDESGKVSRNIEGSLKTDDVSVDCQEEPGCIPKQREVKGIEAIHAIKCANNPVKRKIDQQHEAKLGKKRSRQTMFLNLEDVKQAGSIKSSTPRRQAFSSAIGTRTVKETRTAPPPVERFVEKQNQSILKEHRQVDASCGEEGNPLESSESKYETNGDVNSGIVKSRKQIAGDSDAAMEALPPVPRQSSWKQPTDTRQPKNLQGSNRKPLLSGYNSMDSKVGNKKPQPAKKQTTLSNAYQDTSVERLIREVTNEKFWHHPGETDLQCVPGRFESVEEYVRVFEPLLFEECRAQLYSTWEELSETISRDTHVMVRVKSIERRERGWYDVVVLPSNECKWTFKEGDVAILSSPRPGSARSKRSNTSVADDDEDLEISGRVAGTVRRHIPLDTRDPLGAILHFYIGDSHDFNGSNDDDHIVRKLLPKSTWYLTVLGSLATTQREYVALHAFRRLNSQMQAAILQPSPEHFPKYEQQTPAMPDCFTQNFVDHLHRTFNGPQLAAIQWAATHTAAGTTGGITKKQDPWPFTLVQGPPGTGKTHTVWGMLNVIHLVQYQHYYTSLLKKLAPESYKQGNESSSDHVTVGSIDEVLLNMDQNLFRTLPKLCPKPRMLVCAPSNAATDELLARVLDRGFIDGEMKVYRPDVARVGVDSQTRAAQAVSVERRTEQLLVKSREEVYGWMHQLRSREAQFAAQITNLQRELTVAAAAVRSQGSVGVDPDVLVARDQNRDALLQSLAAAVEGRDKILVELSRLVILEGKFRPGSNFNLEEARANLEASFANEAEVVFTTVSSSGRKLFSRLTHGFDMVVIDEAAQASEVAILPPLSLGAARCVLVGDPQQLPATVISKAAGTLLYSRSLFERFQLAGCPTMLLSVQYRMHPQIRDFPSRYFYQGRLTDSESVANLPDEVYYKDRLLQPYIFFDITHGRESHRGGSASYENTHEAQICLRMYEHLQKTVKSFGVGKVTVGIITPYKLQLKCLQRVFGEVLNSEEGKDIYINTVDAFQGQERDVIIMSCVRASSHGVGFVADIRRMNVALTRARRALWVMGNANALTHSDDWGALIADAKARNCYMDMDSIPKDILALKGPSYNPMPGKMLPNMRGLRSSGPRHKSFDMHMESRSGTPSEDEEKSSASVISRNGSYRHFKPQFDNSLDDFDQSAGDKSRDAWQYGIQKKQSSSGAVAKREM, translated from the exons ATGGGTTCTCGAGGAAAGCTTTTATTTGATCTCAACGAACTCCCTTCCGAGGATAACAATGAGGACAGCGATGGGGTCGTACGTTTCCAGCCACAGAAGGCCCTTCCATCTGCAAATCCCGAGACTATGGAAAG GTCTGCCCATGGCCCTGAAGGGGGTATTGAACAGAAGATGAGACATCAGATTTCCAACAATCCCTCTACTTCTAAGTCAAATAAAGAGGATATGAAAGCAGTACCTGTTTCTGGTAGTTCAGATGCTCCACCAacagaaagagaagaaggagaaTGGTCTGATGCTGAGGGTGAGGGTTCTGCCGTAGTATATAGAAGTAGACGTATGGATAAACAGGTTAAAGTTTCACAAGAGCAGGTAATGTCTGGAGCAATGGACCATGTTGCTTCTGGTGCTACTGCTGATGGTAGTTCGTCCTGTGTAAAAAATTCTGAAATTGCCAAGGATGAAAGTATCAAAAATTTGTCTTTAGAAGTAGATCCAATTGCTAATGATGAAAGTGGGAAAGTCAGCCGTAACATAGAAGGGAGTCTAAAAACTGATGATGTATCTGTGGATTGTCAAGAGGAGCCTGGTTGTATTCCAAAGCAACGGGAAGTTAAGGGTATTGAAGCAATTCATGCAATTAAGTGTGCAAATAATCCGGTGAAGAGGAAGATAGATCAGCAGCATGAAGCAAAGTTGGGAAAGAAACGTAGTAGGCAGACCATGTTTCTTAATTTGGAAGATGTTAAGCAGGCTGGTTCTATTAAATCTTCAACGCCTCGAAGGCAAGCTTTCTCTTCAGCTATTGGAACTAGAACAGTGAAGGAAACCCGTACAGCTCCTCCACCTGTGGAGCGCTTTGTAGAAAAGCAAAATCAATCAATACTGAAAGAACATAGACAAGTTGACGCCTCTTGTGGCGAAGAAGGAAATCCTTTGGAATCGAGTGAATCAAAATACGAAACCAACGGTGATGTCAATTCTGGGATTGTTAAGTCTAGGAAGCAAATTGCTGGTGACAGTGATGCAGCTATGGAGGCCTTGCCACCTGTTCCTAGACAGAGTTCATGGAAGCAGCCTACAGATACAAGGCAACCGAAGAATTTGCAGGGTTCAAATAGGAAGCCATTGCTTTCAGGTTATAATTCCATGGACTCAAAAGTTGGAAACAAAAAGCCGCAGCCAGCCAAGAAGCAAACAACTTTGAGTAATGCATACCAAGACACATCAGTAGAGCGTCTTATACGGGAGGTCACCAATGAAAAGTTTTGGCATCACCCAG GGGAGACTGACCTCCAATGTGTTCCTGGTCGGTTTGAATCTGTGGAGGAGTATGTCAGAGTATTTGAGCCTTTGCTGTTTGAGGAATGCAGAGCACAGCTTTACAGCACGTGGGAGGAATTAAGTGAAACAATATCAAGAGATACACATGTAATGGTCCGTGTAAAGAGCAttgaaaggagagaaagag GATGGTATGATGTAGTTGTCCTTCCATCAAATGAGTGCAAATGGACATTTAAGGAAGGAGATGTAGCTATTCTTTCATCTCCCAGGCCTGGATCTG CTCGATCCAAGCGTAGCAACACTTCTGTtgctgatgatgatgaagatctAGAAATCAGCGGACGTGTGGCGGGTACTGTTAGGCGACACATTCCTCTTGATACTCGTGATCCTCTAGGGGCTATCCTTCACTTTTACATCGGCGACTCGCATGATTTTAATGG CTCAAATGATGATGACCATATTGTGAGAAAACTGCTGCCTAAAAGTACTTGGTACTTAACTGTGCTTGGTTCTCTTGCAACTACTCAGCGGGAGTACGTTGCACTTCATGCATTTCGTCGTCTGAATTCACAG ATGCAAGCTGCAATTCTTCAGCCTAGTCCGGAACATTTCCCAAAATATGAGCAGCAAACCCCTGCCATGCCAGACTGTTTCACGCAGAACTTTGTTGATCATTTGCACAGGACCTTCAATGGACCCCAGTTAGCAGCAATCCAGTGGGCAGCAACGCATACAGCTGCTGGTACTACTGGTGGGATTACAAAAAAGCAAGATCCGTGGCCCTTTACTCTTGTCCAAGGACCTCCTGGAACAGGTAAGACACACACTGTCTGGGGAATGCTAAATGTCATCCATCTTGTCCAGTATCAACATTATTACACTTCTTTGCTCAAGAAACTTGCACCAGAGAGCTATAAGCAGGGGAACGAAAGCAGCTCTGACCATGTGACTGTGGGATCGATTGATGAGGTTCTTCTAAATATGGATCAGAATCTCTTTCGTACCCTTCCAAAGCTCTGCCCCAAGCCTAGGATGTTAGTTTGTGCCCCATCTAATGCTGCAACTGATGAGCTTCTTGCTCGTGTCCTTGACCGTGGATTCATCGATGGTGAGATGAAGGTTTATCGGCCTGATGTGGCGCGGGTTGGGGTTGATTCACAGACACGAGCTGCTCAGGCTGTCTCTGTTGAGCGGAGAACTGAACAACTTTTGGTCAAGAGTCGAGAGGAAGTCTATGGATGGATGCACCAATTAAGAAGCCGTGAAGCTCAGTTTGCTGCACAGATAACTAATCTACAAAGAGAACTTACTGTTGCAGCTGCTGCTGTTCGTTCCCAAGGGTCAGTTGGTGTTGATCCTGATGTTCTCGTAGCCAGGGATCAGAATCGTGATGCATTGCTCCAGAGCCTTGCAGCAGCAGTTGAAGGCAGAGATAAAATTTTAGTTGAATTGTCTCGCCTTGTCATATTAGAAGGGAAGTTCCGTCCTGGCAGCAACTTCAATTTGGAAGAAGCACGTGCTAATCTAGAGGCAAGTTTTGCAAATGAGGCTGAGGTTGTTTTTACTACTGTCTCGAGCAGTGGTCGAAAATTGTTTTCTCGTCTTACTCATGGGTTTGATATGGTGGTGATAGATGAGGCAGCTCAAGCAAGTGAAGTGGCAATTCTTCCTCCTCTTTCTCTTGGTGCTGCAAGATGTGTACTTGTTGGGGATCCTCAACAGCTCCCTGCAACCGTTATTAGCAAGGCAGCTGGAACTTTGCTATACAGTAGAAGTCTTTTCGAAAGATTCCAGCTAGCAGGATGTCCCACAATGTTGTTATCTGTTCAGTACAGGATGCATCCTCAAATCCGTGATTTCCCTTCAAGGTACTTCTACCAAGGACGCCTTACAGACAGTGAGAGTGTGGCTAATTTACCTGATGAGGTTTACTATAAGGACCGTTTACTTCAGCCTTACATCTTTTTTGACATTACTCATGGGCGGGAATCACACAGAGGTGGATCTGCTTCTTATGAAAACACACATGAAGCACAAATTTGCCTTCGGATGTATGAGCATCTTCAGAAAACTGTGAAATCTTTTGGAGTTGGTAAAGTCACAGTTGGCATAATCACGCCATACAAGCTGCAGTTAAAATGTCTTCAACGTGTGTTTGGGGAAGTTCTGAATTCAGAAGAAGGAAaggacatatatataaatactgtAGATGCTTTCCAGGGCCAAGAACGTGATGTGATTATAATGTCATGTGTGCGTGCTTCAAGCCACGGGGTTGGCTTTGTTGCAGACATCCGTCGAATGAATGTCGCTCTCACTCGTGCAAGAAGAGCTCTTTGG GTCATGGGAAATGCAAATGCTTTAACACATTCTGATGACTGGGGTGCATTGATTGCTGATGCCAAAGCCCGGAACTGTTACATGGACATGGACTCTATCCCCAAAGATATTTTGGCACTGAAGGGACCTTCTTACAATCCCATGCCAGGAAAGATGCTACCAAATATGAGGGGTTTAAGGTCTTCTGGACCAAGACATAAATCATTTGATATGCATATGGAGTCTAGGTCAGGCACACCATCTGAAGATGAAGAGAAGTCAAGTGCCTCAGTAATATCTAGGAATGGAAGTTACAGGCACTTTAAACCACAGTTTGATAATTCCTTGGACGACTTTGATCAGTCAGCAGGTGATAAATCTAGGGATGCCTGGCAATATGGTATTCAAAAGAAGCAAAGTTCTTCTGGGGCTGTGGCAAAGAGAGAGATGTAG